agatgtatgtataaactttttaattgatatttaggATTatacatgtcaaaaaaaaaattgaaaaaactatatattcaatttttttattaaaaaaaataattatttgatctaCAACTAAGTGAGTTCAAAtagttatttgttttctattttataactAAATCATTCCattaatcaaaactaaattatactTTCAGGAAAAGAATTTAGTTGTATCCTCACAACTAACTTTAATGAACGTATTATATGGAATTCTAATTGATTAAATTCTTGGTGAAATCATGATCCCAAAACATTAACTAATTTCAATTGCAAATTTTACAATAAGAGATCATTACTCATTAAAATGTACCaggtaattttattttgcttactTGTgagttgaataaattttttttaataaaaataaaatgcaagtcaatatattttttaacttgaagaatttattttttgaatattaaagTTACCGCATGTGtttaaccaaataaattaagaattacatatataaataattatattcatcattttttttcatgttttatattgcggcactcttttttaaattttttttttattataatttaaaactttattttaagaaattagatcacaaaaaattaaaaaaataagaagaaaaaaaaatgaaacacctTCATAGTTCTTATGAATCGTGAAACCAACCATCGCTGTTTTATGGTGTGTTTGATAATACATTATAAgatagttttataaaaatattttttaatttttaatattatcatataaaaaattcttaaaaaacataaggaaaaaaaaataaaaattgaatcacAGTATCAAACACTTTAACCAGTGCCACACAAGCAAGTATGGAAGACTCGAATGCACTTTAATCAGTGCTCGTTTGGCTACGAGGTAGAGGTTGCGTTTCTAAAGAAACGCAATGGCtgagtgtttggttaaataaaaaaagttgtttactGTGTGTGGGTCCCTcaatttattgtgttttgagCACAGGAAAATGAAAAGCAGCAAATTGCTGCTTTTTGCATGGCAGCTctactgttcagtgaacagtggatcctccactgttcactgaacaatttttttttttttgaaacaatggTGGCAtgcactgttcagtgaacagtaaCAATGGAGCATGCCTCCACGttgaacaagttttttttatatatatattttatttaccaatgtagttaattgattttactcgtGCTATTAACgtgaacaacaatttttttttgttttttttaaattagtttaaagtgaattaaatttactcgtagtttaattttaattttattcttgataatattttatctaattttgtagttcttgtcggataaattttgtacgtaatggaattgtagatagttttttgttaaagtaatttttttaagtgtgatttatttcatgatataatatcaataattaaatctataaaatttaaattaaaaaccatcaatattaatatatattttttaaaaattattttataacctcaatttcaaaaacattcttaaccaaacacattaaaattactttttcttcaatctcaattttaaccacagttttaaccaaatatctatttttttcaaaccaacctcaattaaaaatactttttataaaacaatttttttcaaatcacaaccacaacagctaccgcaataccaaacacaataATCATATCGTATCTAGCTCAAAGCTCTCGAGCACCAGTCACGAAACCAGCTTTCATTTTCACTTTCAAAACCCACTTTTAACCATGGATAATCCGACCGAATCGGAACTCTCTAACCCAGCTTCACCTTCTCCAGCTCCTCCGGCTCCGACTGCGgctccatctccatctccttgTACCACTCCTGATTTGGCTCCACATCCAGTTACATCTCAAGTAATAGCTCCAAATCAGACGCCAGTTCCTGACCCGACCCCAAACCCAGCGCCAGTTACATCTCAAGTTCCTGACCCGACCCCAAACCCGGCGCCAGTTCCTGACCCTACCACAAATCCAGCTCCAGCTCCTGATTCCACTCTATCTCCGGCTCCGGCTGCCTCTATCACTACCCTTACGTCTCGGGTAGTGAAAAAAGGTGACGTTTTATATGTTTGCATTTTGTTCAAAGTCTGGTTTTTGAGTGTTTACTCCTTTTGGGACTTTTTTAATGGGTTTCTGACTGGGCTAGTTTCTGGAATAATTGTCAGAGGTGTGTATGTACGCTGACATTATTGAATAATTGCTTGattaaggaaattttttttgattgtttCATGTAAAATCTGTTTCACCGTGTTCAGTAAAAGGCCACTCTGCTATTATTGATAGTGAAATTTGACTAGCTGTCATTCTTGAATCCTATAATTTTTGTTCCAACAATGTTACGGAATTTACCAGCATAAGCTAGCAGATGGCCTTGTGTGTCTTGCTTAGGAAACCATCTTAATTTATCATGTACAAGTGACATTAATTATTCTGTAttcatgaattttaattgtGGTTTGATGGCCACCCACCATTGATATTTCACATTTAGTTTGGTGCTTGCATGTTTTGTATGTAATTGTTGAAagtttgattatatataatgCAGatggattaaaaattttatctgcATGAAATTTTTCAGGTCTTCCAGACAACCTGATGTACAAGAATCGTCTGCAAGAGTACACACAAAAATCATCTTTACAGCTCCCTGTATATCAAACTTTCAATGAAGGGCCTGCTCATATGCCAAGGTTTAGATCGACTGTGTGGGTAGATGGAGCACGGTATAGATCCCAAAGAACTTTCTTGCATCGAAAAGCAGCTGAACAAGATGTTGCGAACCTTGCACTTGAGAGTATCTTAAACAGAGTAAAGGATGAAGGATGTCCACTTCTACTCGGGGTCTgtgaaaaaattgtaaattttaccTTGTCAAATGCTATTAgttcttttcttcttcgtcCTTTTGTTGTTGGTCTTCAGGAGGgaatttttgcatattttagttttttattttaggctAATTACATTCTTCCAAAGATTAAGTTCTTGTTGTGACAAGCTATGTGGCATCCttcagttttaaaaaacaacaatagttttttttgttcaaataagTTATCGCTGGTTGTCTTTAATCTTCATGTCAATGTATAGATCCCTCCCCTGTTTGCTTGGCGGTGAATGCCATAGTCCTTGGGAAATTTGTTTACTAGGTTCAAGGGATGCTGCCTGTAATGTAATATTGCTGATCACTATATTTCAATACTTGATTTACAGTTCATTCTACactgactttgattttttaaaatccctTCTTATTGATGCATATAAATGAATAGAAAAAGGCATTGCACTGAAGCATAATGGTTTTGATACTATTTATATACAAACAGTTTTAGTATGTTGGTGCcagtttttcttaaaatgttGCTTTGTGTCTTACCTTTCCTTGCTTTTCACTTTCTGTTGtttggttataatttttaatctgtCCTGTAAGTCAAGGTGAATATGGAATAGCCCAGTTAGAGCACTGTGTCGTGACAAGAATGTTGATTTTGCTTCTTCCTTGTCCATTGTTTTCTTGTGTGGTTATATTTACAGGACACGGTGTTTTGCAAATCCATTCTGAATGAATTTGCAGTGAAGGTGAATCGGGAAAAACCCACTTACAACACTGTTCAGTCCCCTGGGCTGCTGCCTGTTTTCATATCTACTTTGGTTTTTGATGGTGTAAGTTATACTGGCGATGCTGGCAGAAACAAGAAAGAGGCTGAGCAATTGGCAGCACGTGCTGTGATCCTTTCTCTTTTAGGTACCCCAACCTATATTTTGAATTGGGAATTTGCTTCATAAtactgattttttatatatatatatgggtcaTGAGAGTGATTGACTAATTCAAGCTGTGAAACAGGTAATTCTGGGTCATCAAAAATTCTTTATGAAATAATCAAGTCTAAAAGCAAACTCTATGCTGCATTGGATAGGGTCAAGGACCCAAGCCATTCCCAACCCAACATTGTACCTGTGGCAGTAAAAGTTGGACATTGCTCTGAAACCACAGTCGATCAAGAGCAAGAGGGAAGCACTGGTGTTGTTAGGGATGCTGTACCAGTGAGTGCAATTGCACCTGCAGCTTCAGGAATGCATCCTTCTCACCATGTCCCCAAGAGACCAAGACCAGATCCGCACCCTGTTTCAGAACAGCCTCTGGGTGTTGACTTTGGTTCTAGTTCAGccaaaaagaagaggaagaacaagaaaaaggCTAACAAAGAAACTGATACCCAGTAAGTTTTAGTATCTTTTTCTGCGGTTGCTGCtgtgttattttgtttatttttgcttgTGATGGATCATATGTTGAATTCTTCTTCTGAATTTGCATGTGCATGTGTTTTCTAAATGCTTTATGGGTTTGACAATGTGTGAATAAACCAACTTCCATAATTCATCTTTACACGATCAATCTGTGCTGTTTGCTAAGAACAAATCTTCTGGAAGCAAACCTGAAGATAATATTGATACAAAAGGATCACCTTCCACCTccgaaattttgtttttctggaAGTAACCTGAATTTGTTTTTAGGGGAATGTACTTCTATTAAACTTACAAGGCTGATTTATTTCAGTTTATCATTCCATCCATATTGAATGAACACCTTTGTACTTCCATTCATTTCTTTGAAGCTCGTTTTTGTGCAACATGCAGGTTTCCTACTGATGCCATTCCTCTGAATCAAGCATCACCTTGTTCTGTAGCCCAATGAATAGCCTGACCTGTGTTTTTCTGCTCCTGCCAGCAGTTAATGACTCTTTATGGgtatgcatatttttattaggtGTATATACTAAAACTCGTTATTTGTTGTAAAAAAGGATCAGACATGAGACACTAATGGTAGGAACTATGGACGTTGTTCTgtagaaatagttttttttttgtttatgattaTTGGTCTTCTATGCTTCCTTTTTACTGATATGATAGCTAACAACAATAAATGAGTGTGTACCCTAAGCTGCTTCATTCAGACATAAAGCTTGCAACAGCGTCCATGGCATGTATTCTGCTCCAACTTTTCATGACATTTATGGGGCAAGAGAGTTTAACCCTGTGCAGAAAGCCCCGGTTGTTTTTGAGGATTTAGTTCCATAAATTGAAGAGTCATGTGAAGGTCCATTTGTATATTTTGGCTAGTTGAGATTTACTCCCTCAAATGTTAGACTTGAATTGGGCCAGCATTTTCTTCCATGTTTTTGTGGGTGGCCTTCTCTAGCTACTTAGTTTTGTTGTTTGTCAGAAAGAAGTTTCATTTTGGAGGATAGGTTGTTATGAAAAGTGGAATTATTTGTcatgaaaattatagttgaaaaacatttaaaatgacttattaatgttttaatttattttttaagtttattagaagaatgaaaaccaaatatgaatgaaaaaaaaaaactaattttataaattatttaagataaaataaatatttataaaaaaataagattaaatacaaaattttaatttaaaaactaaaaaagaataaagaataaagattaatcaaaataaattaagttttaagaTATCAAATtgaaatgtgtgtgtgtgtggcaattaaaatattaaaaattaactttgaagtataaaattgtctagattaaaaattaaaaaaagaagaagaaaaaagccgCCCAGCCTCCTCATTGAAGCATGCAGCtgcatttataaaattgaactGAATTTCAAATGGGTGCCTCGTTCGGTTTCTATGGTGAACTCGGTTaagttcttgaaaatatttttaaataaaatgatgctAGAAAGGGTTGGGCTCaagattaattataattacGGGAgccagaaataaaaaataaaagttctaataaatttttgaagtcaggaatataatttaatttacagAAGACCCACTGAAAGGTGTTTATGTGGCAAGCAAAATTCATGTgatgtgatgatttttaaaCTGATTTCAATATGATTACCTGTAAGATTGATGCATGctttcactattttttcttttacgaAAATCAAAGAACTTTATCGATGGAAGCGTTGGACAAAAGAGGGCATCAAGAAGATGGCTTGCAAATGCATGA
This DNA window, taken from Populus alba chromosome 17, ASM523922v2, whole genome shotgun sequence, encodes the following:
- the LOC118028847 gene encoding uncharacterized protein isoform X1 — its product is MDNPTESELSNPASPSPAPPAPTAAPSPSPCTTPDLAPHPVTSQVIAPNQTPVPDPTPNPAPVTSQVPDPTPNPAPVPDPTTNPAPAPDSTLSPAPAASITTLTSRVVKKGLPDNLMYKNRLQEYTQKSSLQLPVYQTFNEGPAHMPRFRSTVWVDGARYRSQRTFLHRKAAEQDVANLALESILNRVKDEGCPLLLGVCEKIDTVFCKSILNEFAVKVNREKPTYNTVQSPGLLPVFISTLVFDGVSYTGDAGRNKKEAEQLAARAVILSLLGNSGSSKILYEIIKSKSKLYAALDRVKDPSHSQPNIVPVAVKVGHCSETTVDQEQEGSTGVVRDAVPVSAIAPAASGMHPSHHVPKRPRPDPHPVSEQPLGVDFGSSSAKKKRKNKKKANKETDTQFPTDAIPLNQASPCSVAQ
- the LOC118028847 gene encoding uncharacterized protein isoform X2 gives rise to the protein MDNPTESELSNPASPSPAPPAPTAAPSPSPCTTPDLAPHPVTSQVIAPNQTPVPDPTPNPAPVTSQVPDPTPNPAPVPDPTTNPAPAPDSTLSPAPAASITTLTSRVVKKGLPDNLMYKNRLQEYTQKSSLQLPVYQTFNEGPAHMPRFRSTVWVDGARYRSQRTFLHRKAAEQDVANLALESILNRVKDEGCPLLLGDTVFCKSILNEFAVKVNREKPTYNTVQSPGLLPVFISTLVFDGVSYTGDAGRNKKEAEQLAARAVILSLLGNSGSSKILYEIIKSKSKLYAALDRVKDPSHSQPNIVPVAVKVGHCSETTVDQEQEGSTGVVRDAVPVSAIAPAASGMHPSHHVPKRPRPDPHPVSEQPLGVDFGSSSAKKKRKNKKKANKETDTQFPTDAIPLNQASPCSVAQ